In the genome of Thermodesulfobacteriota bacterium, the window GACCGGGATGACCCTCTTCTTCAGGGCGTAACTCAAGATCCCCCTATCCTCGCCAAAGGTTTCGTCTTTGGTAATGGTCTCATAATAGACGTTCTCCGCGGGGATATAGAGCAGGGCAAAATCATAAGTGCCCTCTTGGGGGAGGATGTACTTGCTGGCGACGTCATCGATATGTTTCTTCACGTCCCGGACGAACATCTTCTGGGCCCCCTTCCTCTCTTCCTCGGTTTTGGATTCGATCATCCGCCTGAAATTGTCCAGGGGGAACTTCGAATCGATGGGAACGAGCCTCTCCCCCAACCGGATGACCGCGTCCACCCGCTCCCCGGTCGAGAAGGAGTGCTGGAGGGTGAAGAATTCGGCCGGAAGGATCTGGGATAACAACTCTCCCAGGAAGAGTTCTCCCAAGCCCCCCCTCAGCTTGGGAGGCTGGAGGATCTCCTGAAGGGTGGCGATATCCTTTCCCACCTCGAAGATGCGTCGGCTCGCCTCGGACAATTCGCCGATATTTCTCTGGACGTCTCCGATCACCCTGGCCGCATTGTCCAGGCGGCGGTTGATCTCTCCACTCGACGACTGGAGCTGACGGTTCACCTGCTCTGTGATCCCACGCAGCTGAGCATTGATGACCTCTTGCTGCTGGGTGAGCTGGGCGATATTCCTCGAAAGACCTTCGTTGATCTGTTCTCTCAGGTGGTCGATCTGTTGCTGGATCAGGGACCACACCGCTTGAGAGGAGACCTCCGCTTTTACGCCTTCGACCAACTTCCTCAACCGCTGCTCCATGAGGAAAAAGGTAAAGAGGAGGATGGCGAGGGTCACGATCGCGCCGATCAACAGGTAAATCCCCTCCATGTCCTCATCCTCCCTCGAGAGGGGTTCAGGGATGCTGCACGATGAAATATCCCTCCACCCTTCCCTCGTGGAGATTGTGGAGGGAGGCCCGCCACCGGCTCTCGCTCCCCCCCGGACCAGAAGGGATGGGCCATTCGATCTTGACCGGGCTCGTCCCTGAAAGATCGAAACGAACCCCACCCCTTTCTAAATTTTCAAGAGAGACCTTTAAAGGAGTTGGGGGCCCCTCCCATCGCACCTCCACTTTGATCTTGCCTCCATCGTCGTCCTCTTTGGAGGAGGCCTGAGGGATGAAGAAGGAGAACTGTTCCCTCTCTTTTCCCTCGATTTGAAAAGGAAAGATGATGAACCTCCGCTCCAACACGTTATTCTCGTGGCGGACATCGTCCATCCGGGACTTCGGGCTGACCGAAACCTTTACCCTGGCCACCCCACGGATGGGGACGCGGAAGGGGGGCATGAGGAGATAGGGATTCCTCGAATTGGCTTTCAACTCATCGGAAACGAAATGTTCGAACTCCGAGATCTTCCGGTCATTCAAATAGATTCTGACCTTAAAGGTCCCTCCCCTCCGAAGGTCCAGTTCCCCTGAATTGGAAAGGTAGATCATCAACTCCAGGTCCTCGTTGAGATCGAAATCCTGGACGATGAGATCCGGGCCTTTTGGAGCCCCTTCGAGGACCTTTCTCAATGCATTGTTTTCCGGGTTCTTCTCCCCCTGCTCCGTTGAGGTTTCGACCCTCACCTCCACTTCCTTGCGGCCAAAGATTGAAATGGGAATGGGGAGGGTGAGCTTCCCATTGGGTTGAAGCCAGAGATGGTCGGTCAAGCTCTTCAAGGCATAACGGCCTTCCAACCGGCCATCCAAAAAGAGACTCAGGCCTCCCTGATCCATCGGAAAGGGGGCATTTCCAACATTCACGAGGGTGGCAAACAACCTTCTCTTCTTCTTTAGGAAGATCTCCGTTAGGGCGAGGTCTGGAAGAGAGGACTCCTTCGTAGCAGGCGCTGTGGTTGAAAGGGTAAGAAGACGGAGGTCACGCTCCCCCTCCTGAAGTTTTCCCTCTTCTCCCTTTTCTTCCTCCTTCCGAGCCTGATCCTCCTTCGGACCATCCATTGGAAGGGACGTCTCCTCACCCTCCCTCCGGAGTTTCCCTTCCTGCTCATCCGCCGCCCCTCCCTTCTCCAGTTCAAACCTCATAGAAAGAGGTGAATCGGGGGATTGGGGACGTTCAACCGAAGGTGGGTTTTGGGAAGGCTGAAGGGCCCCTTTTGCAGAACATCCCCATAGAGAGAGGAGAGAAACAAGGCAGAGGATTAAACCTTTGATCATCGCCTCTTTTGGAACCTCTGGGTCATAAGATATCTCATCGCCCCCATAAACGCAAGGGAGGATCGCCTTCAAAAGCGAACCTTGACACGGCGTTGGGGACGTTGTAATTTCTAACCCACGGGAGGATCAGGATGAGGAGATGGATCGATCTTCGAAGCGACACCGTGACACGGCCGACACCCGCCATGAGACGGGCCATGGCCGAAGCCGAGGTGGGCGACGACGTATACGGCGAAGACCCCACGGTGAATGCGCTGCAGGAGAAGGTGGCCCGAATCCTCGGCAAAGAGGCCGCCCTCTTCGACCCGTCCGGGACGATGGCCAATCAACTGGCGATCAAATCCCATACCCAGCCGGGCGACGAGGTGATCCTTGAGGCAACCTCCCATCCATACAATTTTGAAGGCGGGGCCGGGGCAGCCCTTTCGGGCATCCAGTTCCATTGCCTCAAAGGGATTCGAGGAATCCTCGAAGCGGAGCAGATTGAAGAGGCCATCCGGCCCGCAGATGCTCACTACCCCGTGACCCGGCTCATCTGCCTCGAAAACACCCACAATCGGGGAGGGGGGTCTATCTACCCCATCGAAAAGATGGCCGAGATCCATCGCCTTGCCAAATCGAGAGGCCTTTCTGTCCATCTCGACGGGGCCCGCCTGTGGAATGCCTCGGTGGCCACGGGGATCCCCCCCAAAGCGTATGCCCAGTACGCCGACTCCGTCTCGGTATGTCTCTCGAAGGGATTGGGCGCCCCTATTGGATCGCTGGTGGCGGGCTCCAAAGGGTTCATCGACCGCGTCCACCGCTTCCGGAAGATGTTCGGAGGAGGGATGCGCCAGGTCGGCATCATTGCCGCGGCAGGCCTTTACGCCCTGGATCACCATTTCGAACGGCTCAGCGAGGATCATCAACATGCGAAACAGCTGGCCCTGGGTCTGAGGGAGATCGCCGGGATCGGCCTCGACCCAGACCAGGTGGAGACGAACATGGTGATCTTTGATGTGGCCGGAACGGGCAAGACAGCCCACCAGATCGCCGGGGAGATGAGAGACCTGGGCGTCCTCATCCATGTCCTGGGAAAGACGCAGATCCGCCTCGTGACCCATCTCGATGTGACTTCAGAAGACATCGAGACGGCCCTTCGGGCCTTCAGGAAGGTCTGCTCCTGAAAGGGTCTGAACCCCATTCGTTCGAAAGTTCGGAAGAGAGCAATGGAACCCATCCTCATCTTCGTCACGTGCGGTTCAGAGGAGGAAGCCCTCAAGATCGCCCGCGCTTTGGTGGAAGATCGGTTGGTCGCCTGCGTCAACCTCCTCGCCCCTGTTCGGTCCATCTACCGATGGGAGGGAAGGGTTTGGGATGAGAGGGAATGGCTCCTCCTGATGAAAACCCAGAGAAAGAGGTTTGCCGAGGTGGAATCGAAGGTGAAATCCCTCCATTCTTACTCCGTGCCGGAGATCATCGGCCTTTCCCTCACCGAGGGAAACCCGTCTTATTTGAATTGGCTTGCGGACATGACGGAGCCAGGGCAAGAGGGGGGCTAAGGGAGGGAAGGTTTCTTCAAATGATAGTCAGTATTCTGCTCGAAGGTGTAGGCCACCCTCAGGAGGGTTCCCTCGTCGAAATGTCTTCCCATGATCTGAAGACCGATCGGAAGTCCCTCTCGGCTGAAACCGCATGGAATGGTGATGGCGGGAATCCCGGCGAGGTTGACCGGGATGGTCAGGATGTCTGAAAGGTACATCTGAAGGGGATCTCCGACCTTCTCTCCGATCTTAAAGGCGGGTGTAGGAGCCGTCGGGGCCACCAACACTTCCACTTCTTCAAAGGCTTTTTCAAAATCCCTCCGGATCAAGGTCCTGGCCTGTGAGGCCTTCCGGTAGTAGGCGTCGTAATATCCCGCAGAGAGGACATAGGTCCCGAGGATGATCCTCCGTTTCACTTCACTGCCAAACCCCTCGGCCCTCGTCCGCTCATACATCTCGAGGAGGTCGCTGAAGCGGCTCGAACGAAATCCGTACTTGACCCCATCGTAGCGGGCCAGATTGGAACTGGCCTCCGCCGTACAGAGGATATAATAGATGGCCACAGCGTAAGGCGTATGGGGAAGCGAGATCCCCTTCACCTCGGCCCCCATCCGTCGAAAGAGATCGATCGCCTCGCGGACCGCCCGCTCCACATCCGGATCCATCCCCTCGACGAAATACTCCTCGGGGATTCCGATTCGAAGGCCCCTCACCTCCTTCACCAAGAAGGTGCGATAATCCGGCACTTCCACGTTGACCGAGGTGGAGTCGCGGGGATCGTATCCGCTGATCGCGCCGAGCAGGATGGCACAATCTTCGACGTCCTTCGTCATCGGACCGATCTGATCGAGCGAGGAGGCGAAGGCGACGAGGCCGTATCGCGAAACCCGGCCATAGGTCGGTTTCAGGCCTACGATTCCGCAACAGGAGGCGGGTTGGCGGATCGACCCTCCCGTGTCCGTTCCGAGTGCAGCGATACACTCATCGGCGGCCACCGCTGCCGCTGAACCACCGCTCGACCCCCCCGGAATCCGACTCAGGTCCCAAGGGTTGCGGGTGATCTGGAACCCCGAATTCTCCGTGGAGGATCCCATGGCAAATTCATCCATGTTCAACTTTCCGAGAAAGACCGCATGCCTCTCCCTCAGCCTCTGGATGACGGTGCCGTCATAAAAAGGGATGTAATGTTGTAAAATTTTCGAGGCGCAGGTGGTCGGGACCCCTTTGGTACAGAGGATGTCCTTCAGCCCGATCGGGATCCCGGCAAGCTCCCCGACCGGCTCCCCCCTTCGAATCGCCCGGTCCGCCTCGTCAGCTTGCTCGAAGGCCTCCTCCTTCGTCAACCGGAGATAGGCCTGGATTTTCTCCTCCACCTTTTCGATCCGCCGGTAGAGGTCCTCGGTGATCTCCCTCGAGGTCACCTCCTTCTTCACCAAAAGGTCATGAAGCTCGTGGATCGTAAGCCGATGAAGTTCCATCGTCGCCCTACTCGATGATCCGGGGGACCTTGAAATAGCCCTCCTCCTGGTCCGGGGCATTGCTCAATATCTCCTGCCCCGGAAATGACCCCGAGACCTCATCTTCCCGGAAGACGTTGACCAGGGGGATGGCATGGGAGGTCGGCTCAACGCCAGAGGTATCGAGGCGGTTGAGCTGATCCATGTAGACGAGGATCTGGTCTAATTGTTGGCCGAACCTCTCCCTCTCTTCCTCGGTCAACTCCAGCCGGGCCAACCTCGCCACCTTCTCGATATCGATCTTCATCCGATCTCCCCTCGCCTTCTCACCCGAGGAGGGTTTGAATGCGTCGAAGGCTCTCCTCCAGTTTTTCTCGCTGAGTGCGAAAGGACTCCGCCTTCAACCGGACCTCCTGAACCACTTCTGGAGGGGCCTTCGAGAGAAACTGTTCGTTCGAAAGCTTCTTCAGAATAAAGGCGCTCTCCTTCTCGATCTTTCCGATCTCTTTTTGCAGCCTTCTGGCCTCCTCTTCCATGCGATCCCGATCCATCGGGACGAAAAGTTCTGCCCCCTGGACGAGGGCATACGCGCTGTAAAGGGGTTTCTCTACCTGGGGACCGACCTTCAACTCCTTGACCAGCGCGAGGAAGCGGAGGAAGGGCTCCAGCTCTCGCCACCGCTCCCCGGAGGCTTCGTCTTTCGTCCGGACCAGAACGGTGATCTGCTCGGAAGGAAAGAGGTTCATCTCTCCCCGGATCCTTCGTAGGCTGCTCACGGCCTCGATCACGAGGTCGATCTCCTCGGCGCCGGGATCGTCGAAACGGGGGTCGGCTTGAGGATAGGGAGAGATCATGATTGAATCCTGCTCCCTTCGCAATGGCAGCTGCTGCCAGATCTCCTCGGTGAGGAAGGGCATGAAGGGGTGAAGGAGCCGCAGGAGAGTTTCGAGGACCTCCAGGAGGGTCTGCCTCGTGAGGGCCTGCCGGTTGGGTTCGACCTCCCGGTAAAGGTAGATCTTGCTCATCTCGAGATACCAGTCGCAGAACTCGTGCCAGACGAATTGGTAGAGGAGATGACAGGCCTCGTGGAATTTGTATTCCTCCAGACTCTCCCTGACCGAACGGATCGTTTCGTTCAACCGCCGCCGGATCCACCGATCGGGCAGGCTGTAGTGCTCCACAGGGGCGGGTTCGACCGCCCCATCCGGGCCGTGGGGCTCGAGATTCATTAAAACGAACCTCGAGGCGTTCCAGATCTTGTTGGCGAAATGGCGGTACCCTTCGGTCCGCGATTCCGAAAGCTTCAAATCGCTTCCGGGCATGGTCAAGGCGGCCAGGGTAAAGCGGAGGGCATCGGCGCCGTATCGATCGATCAACTCGAGAGGATCGACGACGTTTCCCCGGGTCTTCGAATACTTCTCCCCTTTTTCGTCCCTGACCAGGCCGTGGATATAGACGTCCCGAAAGGGGACGTCGGACATGAACTTGAGGCCCATCATCATCATCCGGGCCACCCAGAAGAAGAGGATATCGAACCCCGTGACCAGCACCGAGGTGGGATAGAAGACTTTCAGCTCCTTCGTCTCTTCGGGCCATCCCATCGTCGAGAAGGGCCAGAGGGCGGAGCTGAACCAGGTATCGAGGACATCGGTCTCCTGCCTGAGCCGAGAAGATCGACACTTGGAGCAGGCCGGGGGGGCGGTCTTGGCCACCATCACCTCCCCGCACTCCTCGCAGTACCAAGCGGGAATTCGGTGGCCCCACCAGATCTGTCGGGAGATGCACCAGTCTTTGATATTCTCCATCCATTCGTAGTAGGTCTTCTCCCAGAGATCGGGGATGATCCGGGTCCGCCCACTCCTGACGGCCTCGATGGCAGGCTGGGCCAAGGGCTTGGTGCGGACGAACCACTGGAGGGAGAGGTTGGGCTCAACGATGGTCTTGCACCGGTAACAGTGGCCAACCTTGTGCCTGTAATCCTCGGTCTTGAGGAGGATGCCCTCCCGGGCCAGATCCTCCAAGATCTTTTCCCGACATTCGAACCGCTCCAGCCCTCGGTAGGGGCCCGCCTGCTCGGTCATCCTGCCGGTCTCATCGATCACCTTGATCTGCTCCAGTCCATGTTTCAACCCGATCTCGAAATCGTTGAAGTCATGGGCAGGGGTGATCTTGAGGCACCCGGTCCCGAACTCCCTCTCCACATACGGATCGCCGATGACGGGGATCTCCCTGCCGAGAAGGGGTAGGCGGACCTTCCGGCCGATGGATTCCCGGTATCGCCCATCCTCTGGATGGACGGCGACGGCCGTATCGCCCAACATCGTCTCAGGCCGCGTCGTCGCGACCACGAGAAAACCGTCCCCTTCCTTGAAAGGGTACCGGAGGTAGTAGAGCTTCCCTCCGATTTCGTGGTGCTCCACCTCTAAATCGGAAAGGGCGGTCTGGCATCTCGGGCACCAGTTGATGATATAATAACTCCGGTAAATTAATCCCTCCTGGTAGAGCCGGATGAAGACCTCCCGGACCGCTTCCGAAAGGCCTTCGTCCATCGTAAACCTTTCCCGGGACCAATCACAGGAAGCGCCGAGCTTCTTCAACTGGTTGATGATGGTTCGGCCCGACTGTTCCTTCCACTGCCAAACTCGTTCGATAAACTTCTCCCTGCCGAGGGCGTGCCGGTCGAGACCTTCCTCCAACAGCTGCCTCTCGACCACGTTTTGGGTGGCGATGCCCGCATGGTCGGTCCCGGGCATCCAGAGGACGTTGAAGCCCTCCATTCTTTTAAAACGGATGAGGATGTCCTGGAGGGTATTGTTCAGGGCGTGGCCGATGTGAAGGACGCCGGTGACATTCGGGGGAGGGATGACGATCGAATAGGCCGGTCGTTGGGAATTTTCGTCGGCGCGAAAATAATTCCGCTCCGTCCAGAAACGGTACCATTTTTCCTCCACCAGGTGTGGATCGTAAGCCTTGTCCAGAAGTTTCGAACCCATGTCCGCAACCCGATGCCTCCTTATCCCTCATCCATTTTCTGAAGCCTCTCGATCTCCTGCCGGATGGCCTTTTCTGCCAGCTCGGGAACGATCTCTCGAACCAACTGTTCGATGCGCTCCATCGTGTGGGTAATCACTTGGGTGGCGATCTCGGGAATGACCTTGCCCATAAAATCTTGCATCATTTCCTGGACCCCTTTGACGACCACCTCTTCGATCGCACGTTCGAACCTTTTCTCCGGAGCCGGGATCCTCTCAAGGGCCATCTCCGGCGGCTCCTCCTTTTCTTTAGGGGCTTGAATCAAGGCCTCTTCGAAGGGTTCCACCGGTGTCAAGGCCTCGGCCGAAGGGAATTCCTCCGAAGTGGGGGAGATCTCTTGAAGAAGGGTGAACTCCCTTTCGAGGGCCTCTTCGAAGCGAGGCTGAGGGGGAAGAATCTCTTCTTTGGTTTCTTCCTCGAATTTTTCCTCGAATTCTTCCTCGAATTCTTCCTGAAATTCTTCCGGGAATTCCTGTTCGAATTCCTCGAGGGCCCCCACCTCTTCCTCAGCGACCACCGCCTCTTCCTCTACCTCCTCAAGTTTTTCTAATTCGTCCGTCAGTTCTTCCAAGAAGGCCTCTGGAAACTCATCCTCCCCAAGCTCCTGAAGTTCCGAGGAGGCCAGCTCAACCGTCTCAGCAGGCGTGGGAGCCAAGGCCTCCTGCTGCTCCTCCCGATAAGAGAAGGAGGAGACGGCCTCTTCCGCCTGAAGCGTCGTCTCGAACTCCTGAAGGAGGGAATAGGGATCGGGCAGCTTCGTGGAGGGCGTGGGAGCCTCGGGGCGGGTGTGGGCCCCCTCCATCCCGAGCTCCTTCTCAAGGGTGGGTCGAAGTTGTTCGACCTTCTGCATCACCTCTTCCATATCGATTCTCTGAAAGAGGTCGATTTCTTCGGGTCCCTGCAACCCCGCGGCCCTCCCTATAGGTTCCGATGTTTCCTCCTCCTGCCTCCCTCCCCCTTCCAGAACCATCTCAAATTCTTTTGGGGTCTCCTGGGCCTCTTTTTGCGAGCTCTCCCAGGTCTCGATGGCCGGCATCTCTCCGAGGGGCTCCTCTTCCGTCTGGAGGGCGAGATCCTCGATGCTCATCTTCGATTCAGGCTCTTCGATCACATCCACAAGCTCGATGATCTCCTCATCGCTCTCCCAAGACTCCTCGAGCGAGAAGCCCTCCTGGTCGATTTTTTCGCTCAGTTGCCCGATCAGGTGTTGGACCGCTTCCTCGCTAAAAGGCCTGGTGATCACCCCCTCGGGTTTCAAGAACCTCCTTTCCGGTTCCGAAAGCTCTTCGAATGGGTCAAGGAGAAGGATAAAAGGGATGCGGGCCAGGCCTTCTTCGGTCTTCATCCTCTCGCAAAGGCCTTTGCCTCCGATGACGAGGTCCGGTTTCAAAAGCCTTCCCCGAACGAGGGCCTCTTCATCATTTGAGGTGAAGAAGAGATGGTATCCCGCCGGCTCAAAGATCCTCTTTAGCTCATTTTGAACCCCTTTGTCCGACTCAGCGATGAGAACCTCTCTTGCCATTTTCTTCTCCCTCTTCCCCGAGCAATCCGTAAAAAGGCAACGGAGATGGCTTTTGAAAAAACTATGCTTACGGGGGACCCACCTTCTTCTGAAGAGCAATCCTCGGCCCTGATAACCCGTAATTATCACAAGCCACGTTCAATTGTCAACTTTTAAAACTCGGTTAGATCCGATAAAAGCCCTCTTTCGCTGAAGGAAAGCCTTTCGATCAACGGACCTCCCTCCGCGTCCCAGGCGGCCCTTCTTTGAGGCCGTTCCTCTTATAGGAACCAACCGAGGCTTGCGGTTTAACGGGTAAGGTATTAATAGAATAAGGTTATAATTGGGGTGACCCTCCAATCCCGAACCCATTGAAACCGGGATTGGATTTCAATAAGGGCTCCACCCCCAAGGCTTGAACGGAGATAGATGAAAGTCGAGGCATTTGATTTCCACCTCCCTAAAACGTTGATCGCCCAATACCCTCCCCTCCGACGGGGAGAGAGCCGTCTCATGGTCCTCCGGAGAGACGAGGAAAGGATCGAGCACCGGAAATTCAGCGACCTTATCGAATACCTCCGGCCGGGTGACCTCCTTGTGATGAATAATACGCGGGTCCTTCCCGCCAAACTCATCGGTCACAAAGAGACGGGGGGAAAGGTGGAACTCCTTCTCATCCCCCCTCGGAACGGTTCGGAAGGGGAATGGGAGGCCCTGGTCAAAAATCTCGGAAAGGGGAAGGGACCGACCCTGGTCTTTTTGGATGAGAAGACCCACCTCATTTTGTCCAGGAAAAAGGATGGAAAGGTGAAAGTCCTCTTCCCCGAGGGGGAATCTCCAGAAAGGCTTCTCAACCGATGGGGTCATATCCCCCTCCCTCCCTATATCCGACGGGAGGAGGAACCCCTGGATCGGGAACGGTATCAAACCGTCTATGCAAAGAAAGAGGGCTCCATCGCCGCTCCCACGGCAGGCCTCCACTTCACCCGCTCCCTCATCCAGAAGATCAAGGAAAAGGGGATCGAGACCGCCTTCATCACACTCCATGTGGGTCCGGGGACGTTCGCTCCGATCAAGGCCGAGGAGGTTGAAGAACACCGCATGGAGCCGGAATGGGTAGAGATTCAGGAAGAGGTGGCTGCGACGATCAACCGGGTCAAACAGGAGGGGCGAAGGGTGATCGCCGTGGGGACGACCACCACCCGTGCCCTCGAATCCTTTGCAGCGGGGAGGGGGCGAGCGAACCCTGGAGCAGGCCTCGTCTCCCTGTTCATTCGCCCTCCCTATGAATTCAAGATCATCGATGGTCTCATCACCAATTTCCACCTTCCAAAATCGACCCTGATCATGCTGGTTTCCGCCTTCGCAGGGAGGGACTTCATCATGAGGGCCTATCGCGAGGCCGTAGAGAAGAGATACCGGTTTTACAGCTATGGCGATGCCATGTTGATCCTTTAACAGAGGGATCGAGGAGCGCGAAAGTTTATCGGTGCAAAAGATGCCTTTCCAATTTACGGTGGTTAAAAAAGAGGCCGCATCCGGCGCGAGATTGGGGAGGATCGTAACCGATCACGGCGTGATCCAGACCCCCGCCTTTCTCCCTGTGGGCACCCAGGGGACGGTAAAATCCCTCACCCCTGAAGAGTTGATCGATCTCGGCGTCGAAGGCATCCTCGGAAACACCTACCACCTCTACCTCAGGCCAGGCCACGAGACGATCGACCGATTGGGAGGGCTTCACCGTTTCATGCACTGGGGAAGGCCCATCCTGACCGACAGCGGGGGATACCAGATCTTCAGCCTGGCCCGACTGCGGAGGGTCTCCGAGGAAGGCGTCACCTTCCAGTCTCATATTGATGGGTCGGAGCATGTGCTCACCCCTGAGAAGGTGATGGAGATCCAGAGGAAGCTCCGAAGCGATATCGCCATGGTCCTGGATGAATGCGTCCCCTACCCTTCTCCTTACGAATATGTGAAGGCCTCCATCGGACGGACGGCCCGATGGGCGGAGAGAAGTCTCAAGGTGAGGCAAAACGGCGATCCCGCCCTCTTCGGAATCGTTCAAGGAGGGGCCTATCCGGATCTCCGGCGGCAGAGCGCCCAAGACCTCCTCGGCCTCGAATTCGACGGTTATGCCATCGGGGGGCTGAGTGTCGGAGAGCCCCGGGCGGTGATGGAATCGGTGTTGAGGCAGACCGTCCCTCTTCTGCCGGAAGACCGGCCGAGATACCTGATGGGTGTGGGCACTCCCGAAGAGATCCTGTGGGCCGTCCTCCAGGGGATCGACCTCTTCGACTGCGTCCTTCCCACGCGGAATGCCCGAAACGGCTCCCTCTTCACCTCCTTTGGAAAGGTCTCGATCAAACAGGCCCGCTATGCAGAGGATCCGAGGCCTCTGGACGAATCGTGTGGGTGTTACACCTGTTCGAACTATTCGAGAGCCTATCTGCGCCATCTCTTTCTGGCCAACGAGATCCTCTCCTCGAGGTTGAATACGATCCACAATATCTTTTATTATATGGATTGGATGAGGAGGATCCGGAAGGCCATCGAGGAGGATCGCCTGACGGGTCTCTACGAATCGGTGAAGGGAGAATGGCCAGCCTCGGAGGAGGCCGGACCTTCAGAGGACGGACCGGTCTTGGTCCGGGAGAGTTCCTAAATTCAGAGAGGAGGAAATTATGTGGATTGAGTTTGCCTACGCCATGGGCCCCCAGCCCGGGGGTGGAAATCAGGGGGCGGCATGGCTGAATTTCATCCCCATCATCCTGATCTTCGTCATCTTCTACTTTCTCCTCATCCGCCCCCAGCAGAAGAGGGCGAAAGAGCACCGCAATCTCCTGGCCAATTTGAAGGAGGGAGATCAGGTATTGACGAGCGGGGGGATCTATGGCAGGATTACCGGGATCAAGGATGACAAAATCACCGTCGAGATCTCCGATCGGGTGAGAGTCAAAGTGAATCGGGGTCATATCGCGGCGGTCATCAAATCGGATTCGGTATAACCCCCCGAATCCTTTTCCCAAAGATGGGAGACCCACACCCCTTGCTCTAACCGTCGTGTTAGGGCTATAATCCACGAGGAGGTGACCCATGTCTCTATCGCTCCAGCCTCAGAGAAAGTACGAAACCATCTTCATCCTCGACCCTGACATCGAAGAAGAGGTCGCCCAATCCGCCCTTGAGAAGATCAAAGGGGTCATCACCCAAGGAAGCGGAGAGATCCTGAAGGTGGAGGATTGGGGAAAGCGAAAGCTCGCCTACAAGGTCCGGAAGAAATCGAAAGGCCACTACATCCTCATCCACTTCTCAGGCACTCCCGAGCTGCTCTCTGAGCTTGAGAGGAATTATCGGGTGATGGACCCGGTGATCAAATTCCAATCGGTCCGTCTCGATGAACGGAAAGCCTCC includes:
- the queA gene encoding tRNA preQ1(34) S-adenosylmethionine ribosyltransferase-isomerase QueA, giving the protein MKVEAFDFHLPKTLIAQYPPLRRGESRLMVLRRDEERIEHRKFSDLIEYLRPGDLLVMNNTRVLPAKLIGHKETGGKVELLLIPPRNGSEGEWEALVKNLGKGKGPTLVFLDEKTHLILSRKKDGKVKVLFPEGESPERLLNRWGHIPLPPYIRREEEPLDRERYQTVYAKKEGSIAAPTAGLHFTRSLIQKIKEKGIETAFITLHVGPGTFAPIKAEEVEEHRMEPEWVEIQEEVAATINRVKQEGRRVIAVGTTTTRALESFAAGRGRANPGAGLVSLFIRPPYEFKIIDGLITNFHLPKSTLIMLVSAFAGRDFIMRAYREAVEKRYRFYSYGDAMLIL
- the tgt gene encoding tRNA guanosine(34) transglycosylase Tgt; amino-acid sequence: MPFQFTVVKKEAASGARLGRIVTDHGVIQTPAFLPVGTQGTVKSLTPEELIDLGVEGILGNTYHLYLRPGHETIDRLGGLHRFMHWGRPILTDSGGYQIFSLARLRRVSEEGVTFQSHIDGSEHVLTPEKVMEIQRKLRSDIAMVLDECVPYPSPYEYVKASIGRTARWAERSLKVRQNGDPALFGIVQGGAYPDLRRQSAQDLLGLEFDGYAIGGLSVGEPRAVMESVLRQTVPLLPEDRPRYLMGVGTPEEILWAVLQGIDLFDCVLPTRNARNGSLFTSFGKVSIKQARYAEDPRPLDESCGCYTCSNYSRAYLRHLFLANEILSSRLNTIHNIFYYMDWMRRIRKAIEEDRLTGLYESVKGEWPASEEAGPSEDGPVLVRESS
- the yajC gene encoding preprotein translocase subunit YajC, producing MWIEFAYAMGPQPGGGNQGAAWLNFIPIILIFVIFYFLLIRPQQKRAKEHRNLLANLKEGDQVLTSGGIYGRITGIKDDKITVEISDRVRVKVNRGHIAAVIKSDSV
- the rpsF gene encoding 30S ribosomal protein S6; this encodes MSLSLQPQRKYETIFILDPDIEEEVAQSALEKIKGVITQGSGEILKVEDWGKRKLAYKVRKKSKGHYILIHFSGTPELLSELERNYRVMDPVIKFQSVRLDERKASHATLAPPEDQPEEEGEGTA